One region of Bradyrhizobium betae genomic DNA includes:
- a CDS encoding TRAP transporter large permease subunit encodes MTAAVPLSGGRHGSITLLLRLSDGIAAILLAADLVVVCGSVLLRFFFNAPVEWSDDVARGLMVGSAFFGAASALARGENVGVSFFRDLLPLRFRTLVDAASAVLVVLISGYVAFNAIKLGSLTAGQTTGSGLPLELTFYPMGAGALFMTVFAIDQLYARPLPDIVRGLIAVVIVAGLYLAWDYLSPSSVPSAGTLMLIGFFATLFGGLPIGFALALAALIFIWVEGALPGVIFAQQMARGIDNFVLLAIPFFILVGYLMEANGMSVRLIELLQRGVGRMRGGLNVVMVASMVLFSGISGSKMADVAAVGSVLIPAARRSRQNPGSAVALLAASAVMAETIPPCINLIILGFVANLSIGGLFVAGLLPAALMAAVLIAVSIIFGKRPAEAEDVAPQMPVSGLWSGAIASFGLIFMIFFGFKSGFATATEISAFAVAYALIVGSVVFRELGFKSAAHSFVQAATRSGLVLFIVAAAQSLAFTLTLQQVPHAVGDFMLGLSKTSGVWLFILLAIAVLIVMGSVLEGAAALIIFGPLLLPVAVQLGVDPLHFGVVLVIAMGIGLFAPPLGLGLYGACLIGNVPIEQTVKPIMGYLGLLFLCLLVIAFVPWLSTALPRAFGY; translated from the coding sequence ATGACAGCCGCCGTGCCCCTCTCGGGCGGCCGCCACGGGAGCATCACCCTGCTGCTTCGCCTCAGCGACGGAATCGCGGCCATTCTCCTGGCCGCCGATCTCGTGGTCGTCTGCGGCTCCGTGCTGCTGCGCTTCTTCTTCAACGCGCCGGTCGAATGGTCCGATGACGTCGCGCGCGGTCTGATGGTCGGCTCGGCCTTCTTCGGCGCGGCCAGCGCGCTCGCGCGCGGCGAGAATGTCGGCGTCTCGTTCTTTCGCGACCTGCTGCCGCTGCGCTTCCGGACGCTGGTCGATGCCGCGAGCGCGGTGCTGGTCGTGCTGATCTCGGGCTATGTCGCCTTTAACGCCATCAAGCTGGGTTCGCTGACCGCAGGCCAGACCACCGGCTCCGGTCTGCCGCTCGAGCTGACCTTCTACCCGATGGGCGCCGGCGCGCTGTTCATGACGGTGTTCGCGATCGACCAGCTCTACGCAAGGCCGCTGCCTGACATCGTCAGGGGGCTCATCGCCGTCGTCATCGTCGCCGGTCTCTATCTCGCCTGGGATTATCTGTCGCCGTCCTCGGTGCCGTCGGCGGGCACGCTGATGCTGATCGGCTTCTTCGCGACCCTGTTCGGCGGGCTGCCGATCGGTTTTGCGCTGGCGCTGGCCGCGCTGATCTTCATCTGGGTCGAGGGCGCGCTGCCCGGCGTCATCTTTGCCCAGCAGATGGCGCGCGGCATCGACAATTTCGTGCTGCTCGCGATCCCCTTCTTCATCCTCGTCGGCTACCTCATGGAAGCCAACGGCATGTCGGTGCGCCTGATCGAGCTGCTGCAACGCGGGGTCGGCCGCATGCGCGGCGGACTCAACGTCGTGATGGTCGCCTCGATGGTGCTGTTCTCGGGCATATCAGGCTCGAAGATGGCCGATGTCGCCGCGGTGGGCTCCGTGCTGATTCCGGCCGCGCGCCGCTCCAGGCAGAACCCGGGCAGCGCGGTGGCGCTGCTCGCGGCATCCGCGGTGATGGCGGAAACCATCCCGCCCTGCATCAACCTGATCATCCTCGGCTTTGTCGCGAACCTGTCGATCGGCGGCCTGTTCGTCGCCGGCCTGCTGCCGGCGGCGTTGATGGCGGCCGTGCTGATCGCGGTATCGATCATCTTCGGCAAGCGGCCGGCGGAGGCCGAGGACGTCGCGCCGCAGATGCCGGTGTCGGGTCTGTGGAGCGGTGCGATCGCCTCGTTTGGCCTGATCTTCATGATCTTCTTCGGCTTCAAGAGCGGTTTTGCCACCGCGACCGAGATCTCCGCCTTCGCCGTGGCCTATGCATTGATCGTCGGCAGCGTGGTGTTCCGCGAACTGGGCTTCAAGTCGGCAGCACACAGTTTCGTGCAGGCGGCGACACGCTCCGGGCTCGTGCTGTTCATTGTCGCCGCAGCCCAATCGCTGGCGTTCACGCTGACCTTGCAGCAGGTGCCGCACGCGGTCGGCGACTTCATGCTCGGGCTGTCCAAGACCTCGGGCGTCTGGCTGTTCATCCTGCTCGCGATCGCCGTTCTGATCGTGATGGGCTCGGTGCTGGAAGGCGCCGCCGCGCTGATCATCTTCGGGCCGCTGCTGCTGCCGGTCGCGGTACAGCTCGGCGTCGATCCCCTGCATTTCGGCGTCGTGCTGGTCATCGCGATGGGCATCGGCCTGTTTGCCCCGCCGCTCGGGCTCGGGCTCTATGGCGCCTGCCTGATCGGCAATGTGCCGATCGAGCAGACGGTGAAGCCGATCATGGGCTATCTCGGCCTGTTGTTCCTCTGCCTGCTGGTCATTGCCTTCGTGCCGTGGCTCTCGACCGCGCTGCCGCGGGCCTTCGGCTACTAA
- a CDS encoding TRAP transporter substrate-binding protein, translated as MTIVPVNRRTFIKSSTAVTAGLVLSPAIIGRAEAATLKLKCSSSLPNDPKFANGRVYYDNLVKNLKGNGLGEQVEVAFFPDNQLGQEIDVINSVKLGVIDLMVSGSSISANLTPLVGTFDLGFLFSSFPQQTKAFESGAAKPIEDALLKGSNIRIIAWAYNFGSRSVFAKKPVKTPEDLAGLKIRTLPNPVITECLRLMGAAATPLAFGEIYTALQAGVLDGLEHDPPTILASKFFETAKFYALTQHNFSPLAIYFSDMTYNRMDPKLRDGFLDAAKKAAADTRAHGLAVEKEALAALTEKGVTVAECDREAFKKRVAPQHENFIKARPESKAVIDIIRATQA; from the coding sequence ATGACCATCGTGCCCGTCAACCGTCGCACGTTCATCAAGTCGTCGACGGCGGTGACCGCCGGCCTCGTGCTCTCTCCCGCCATCATCGGCCGCGCTGAAGCCGCGACGCTGAAGCTGAAATGCTCCTCCTCGCTGCCGAACGATCCCAAATTCGCCAACGGCCGCGTCTACTACGACAACCTCGTCAAGAATCTGAAGGGCAACGGGCTCGGCGAGCAGGTCGAGGTGGCCTTCTTCCCGGACAACCAGCTCGGCCAGGAAATCGACGTCATCAATTCGGTGAAGCTCGGCGTCATCGATCTCATGGTGTCGGGCTCGTCGATCTCGGCCAATCTGACGCCGCTGGTCGGCACCTTCGACCTCGGCTTCCTGTTCTCGAGCTTCCCGCAGCAGACCAAGGCGTTCGAGTCCGGCGCCGCCAAGCCGATCGAGGACGCGCTGCTCAAGGGCAGCAACATCCGCATCATCGCCTGGGCCTATAATTTCGGCTCGCGTAGCGTGTTCGCGAAGAAACCCGTGAAGACGCCGGAAGATCTCGCCGGCCTCAAGATCCGCACTCTGCCCAATCCGGTCATCACCGAATGCCTGCGGCTGATGGGCGCCGCCGCGACGCCGCTGGCGTTCGGCGAGATCTACACGGCGCTGCAGGCCGGCGTGCTCGATGGCCTGGAGCACGATCCGCCGACCATCCTCGCCAGCAAGTTCTTCGAGACCGCAAAGTTCTACGCGCTGACGCAGCACAATTTCTCGCCGCTCGCGATCTACTTCAGCGACATGACCTACAACCGCATGGACCCGAAGCTGCGTGACGGCTTTCTCGATGCCGCGAAGAAGGCCGCGGCCGACACGCGCGCCCACGGGCTTGCGGTCGAGAAGGAAGCACTGGCGGCCCTGACCGAGAAGGGCGTGACGGTCGCCGAATGCGACCGCGAGGCGTTCAAGAAGCGCGTCGCGCCGCAGCACGAGAATTTCATCAAGGCGCGGCCGGAATCCAAGGCCGTCATCGACATCATCCGCGCGACGCAAGCCTGA
- a CDS encoding ABC transporter substrate-binding protein yields the protein MTRSRPATYLALLLALLALTTLSAKSDEAGVSDDAILFGQAAALEGPSAVLGQRLRQGIVTAFTEINARGGVHGRRLQLISRDDGYDPDRSVAQTLRLIDEDKVFALIGAVGTPTAMATIPITSARNVPFIGPFSGAEFLRDLELPNVVNIRASYSAEAEAWVKHLTEDRKFTRIGIFYQDDSFGRDGLAGVKRALAQRGLELAAEGTFERNTRAVGSAWRMIKRAEPEAIVMVGTYGPCAEFIKLAHRSGFYPTFVNISFVGANALATELGPDGEGVIVSQVVPFPWDRSLKLVADYQAAQKAFDPTLKPDFVSLEGYLSGRLAASALEKTGPKPTRASLLRTINDVGRFDISGSIFTVGFRAIDAPPKVFLTVIQKDGTFKAVDRL from the coding sequence ATGACACGATCGCGACCCGCGACCTACCTCGCCCTGCTCCTCGCACTGCTCGCCCTGACGACGCTCTCCGCGAAAAGCGACGAGGCCGGCGTCAGCGACGACGCGATCCTGTTCGGCCAGGCCGCCGCCCTCGAAGGCCCCTCCGCGGTGCTCGGGCAGCGCCTGCGGCAAGGCATCGTCACGGCCTTCACCGAGATCAACGCCAGGGGCGGCGTCCACGGCCGCAGGCTGCAACTGATCAGCCGCGACGACGGCTACGACCCCGACCGCTCGGTGGCGCAGACGCTGCGGCTGATCGACGAGGACAAGGTGTTCGCGCTGATCGGCGCGGTCGGCACCCCGACAGCGATGGCGACGATTCCGATCACCAGCGCGAGGAACGTCCCTTTCATCGGCCCGTTCAGCGGCGCCGAATTCCTGCGCGACCTCGAGCTGCCGAACGTCGTGAACATCCGCGCGAGCTACAGCGCGGAGGCCGAGGCATGGGTCAAGCACCTCACCGAGGATCGCAAGTTCACCCGCATCGGCATCTTCTACCAGGATGATTCCTTCGGCCGCGACGGCCTCGCCGGCGTGAAGCGTGCGCTCGCGCAGCGCGGCCTCGAGCTTGCCGCCGAAGGCACCTTCGAGCGCAATACCCGGGCGGTCGGCTCGGCCTGGCGCATGATCAAGCGCGCGGAGCCCGAAGCCATCGTCATGGTCGGGACCTACGGTCCCTGCGCGGAGTTCATCAAGCTCGCGCACCGCAGCGGCTTCTATCCGACCTTCGTCAACATCTCCTTCGTCGGCGCCAATGCACTGGCCACAGAGCTCGGCCCCGACGGCGAAGGCGTCATCGTCTCGCAGGTCGTGCCGTTTCCCTGGGATCGCTCGCTCAAACTCGTCGCCGACTACCAGGCGGCGCAGAAGGCATTCGACCCGACGCTGAAACCGGACTTCGTGTCGCTCGAGGGCTATCTCTCCGGCCGCCTCGCGGCGTCTGCGCTGGAAAAGACCGGACCGAAACCGACACGGGCAAGCCTCTTGCGCACCATCAACGATGTCGGCCGCTTCGACATCAGCGGCAGCATCTTCACCGTCGGCTTTCGTGCGATCGACGCGCCGCCGAAAGTGTTCCTGACGGTGATCCAGAAGGACGGGACGTTCAAGGCCGTCGATCGGTTGTAG
- a CDS encoding LysR family transcriptional regulator: MLDQLTGLEVFAKVAAIGSLSGAARALGLSQTMVTKHVASLEARLGIKLFHRTTRRLSITEAGRLYLESSERILTDMEAADAAVARERVEPRGLLRVNVPVVFGTRQIAPLIAEFSERHAEVTVELGLNDRVVDLAEEGWDLAIRIGKLRESSMVARRLAPNRMVVCAAPSYLARHGTPCRVADLATHNCLGYTLSQQSSATEWLFGVNGEIRVQVSGTLRANNGDALRAATLAGLGLARQPTFIIAEDLRAGTLVALPLDQPEIQTSAVHAVYLPDRRPPAKVRAFIDFLAARFAPEPPWDRGLF, translated from the coding sequence ATGCTCGACCAGCTGACCGGCCTGGAAGTCTTCGCCAAGGTCGCGGCGATCGGCAGCCTGTCCGGCGCGGCCCGGGCCCTGGGCCTGTCGCAGACCATGGTCACCAAGCATGTGGCATCGCTGGAGGCGCGGCTCGGCATCAAGCTGTTCCACCGCACCACACGGCGACTGTCGATCACCGAGGCCGGCCGCCTCTATCTCGAATCCTCCGAGCGTATCCTGACCGACATGGAAGCCGCCGATGCCGCGGTCGCGCGCGAGCGCGTCGAGCCGCGCGGGCTGCTGCGGGTCAACGTGCCCGTGGTGTTCGGCACGCGGCAGATCGCGCCGCTCATCGCCGAATTCAGCGAACGCCACGCCGAGGTCACGGTCGAGCTCGGTCTCAACGACCGCGTCGTCGACCTTGCCGAAGAGGGCTGGGACCTCGCGATCCGCATCGGCAAGCTGCGCGAGTCCAGCATGGTGGCGCGGCGGCTCGCGCCGAACCGCATGGTCGTCTGCGCCGCGCCATCCTATCTTGCCAGGCACGGCACGCCGTGCAGGGTGGCCGACCTCGCCACTCATAATTGTCTTGGCTACACGCTCTCGCAGCAGTCGAGCGCGACGGAATGGCTGTTCGGCGTCAACGGCGAGATCCGTGTCCAGGTCAGCGGCACCTTGCGCGCCAACAATGGCGATGCGTTGCGCGCGGCGACGCTGGCCGGCCTGGGCCTGGCGCGGCAGCCCACCTTCATCATCGCCGAGGATCTGCGCGCCGGCACGCTGGTCGCGCTTCCGCTCGACCAGCCGGAGATTCAGACCTCCGCGGTGCATGCGGTCTATCTGCCCGACCGCCGCCCACCAGCCAAGGTGCGCGCCTTCATCGACTTTCTCGCCGCGCGCTTTGCACCCGAACCGCCCTGGGACCGCGGACTATTCTGA
- a CDS encoding hydroxyacid dehydrogenase, translating into MKVLLAHTPEMRRNYYGDRSLNGLRAVAEVVLHESDDTLDAASLVRAAKDVDIIVADRMTEGRGEIFAQLPRLRAFVRCAVDIRNVDVDAASNAGVLVTRAGPGFVQAVAELAVGFMVDLSRGVSRATADYQAGRKPEARMGRQLAGSRIGIIGYGSIGRYLAEIAKVMRMEVLVCDPFADVSDGAMRQVGLDELLAASDYVVCLAIANEQTENLIGETALARMQAHAVFINLSRGNLVDEAALARALREGRIAGAAMDVGRAPDQMPSPELAKLPGVVATPHVGGLTPQAIEYQSLETVRQVEAIVKGGVPQGAVNAERWTRRP; encoded by the coding sequence TTGAAAGTGTTGCTCGCCCATACGCCGGAGATGCGGCGCAACTACTACGGCGATCGCAGCCTGAACGGCCTGCGCGCGGTCGCCGAGGTGGTCCTGCACGAGAGCGACGACACGCTGGATGCTGCCAGCCTCGTGCGCGCTGCCAAAGACGTCGACATCATCGTCGCCGATCGCATGACCGAGGGCCGCGGCGAGATCTTCGCGCAGCTGCCGCGCCTGCGCGCTTTCGTCCGCTGCGCCGTCGATATCCGCAACGTCGATGTCGATGCCGCCTCGAATGCCGGCGTGCTCGTGACCCGCGCCGGTCCCGGCTTCGTGCAGGCCGTTGCCGAGCTCGCGGTCGGCTTCATGGTCGATCTCTCCCGCGGTGTCTCGCGGGCGACGGCTGACTACCAGGCCGGCCGCAAGCCCGAGGCGCGGATGGGCCGCCAGCTTGCCGGCAGCCGGATCGGCATCATCGGCTATGGCAGCATCGGGCGCTATCTCGCCGAGATCGCCAAGGTGATGCGCATGGAGGTGCTGGTCTGCGATCCCTTCGCCGATGTCAGCGACGGCGCCATGAGGCAGGTCGGTCTCGACGAGCTCCTCGCTGCGTCCGACTATGTCGTCTGCCTCGCCATTGCCAACGAGCAGACCGAGAATCTGATCGGAGAAACGGCGTTGGCGCGCATGCAGGCGCATGCCGTGTTCATCAATCTCTCGCGCGGCAATCTGGTCGACGAGGCCGCGTTGGCGCGCGCGCTGCGCGAAGGCCGCATCGCAGGTGCCGCGATGGATGTCGGCCGCGCACCCGACCAGATGCCGAGCCCGGAGCTGGCGAAGCTGCCGGGCGTTGTCGCCACGCCGCATGTCGGCGGTCTGACGCCGCAGGCGATCGAATACCAGTCGCTGGAAACGGTGCGGCAGGTCGAGGCGATCGTCAAAGGCGGCGTTCCGCAGGGCGCTGTCAACGCGGAGCGCTGGACGCGGCGGCCCTGA
- a CDS encoding DoxX family protein yields MIDSRTAPYAALVLRVTLGALFLAHAGLKLFVFTPAGTAKFFGSLGFPAELAYVVMTVEVLSGVALILGVWTRYAALVGIPILLGAIFTVHGAAGFFFTNPRGGWEYPAFWAIALVAQALLGDGAYALLPSRDVGAASGQLSGAHSR; encoded by the coding sequence ATGATCGATTCCCGTACCGCTCCCTACGCCGCGCTGGTGCTGCGCGTGACCTTGGGCGCGCTGTTCCTCGCCCATGCCGGCCTGAAGCTTTTCGTTTTCACCCCGGCCGGCACCGCAAAATTCTTCGGCAGCCTCGGCTTCCCGGCCGAGCTCGCCTATGTCGTGATGACGGTTGAAGTGCTGAGCGGCGTCGCGCTGATCCTCGGCGTCTGGACCCGCTACGCCGCCTTGGTGGGCATCCCGATCCTGCTCGGTGCGATCTTCACGGTGCACGGTGCAGCCGGCTTCTTCTTCACCAACCCGAGGGGCGGCTGGGAATATCCCGCCTTCTGGGCGATCGCGCTGGTGGCGCAGGCCCTGCTCGGCGACGGCGCCTACGCGCTGCTGCCCTCGCGCGATGTCGGGGCGGCGAGCGGCCAGTTGAGCGGTGCGCATTCGCGCTGA